CAGACGAGTACAGTGGATACGGCTTTGCTGCCCTGCCCCGATACCGATTGCCTGTCCATCCTTCACATAACATACGGAGTTGGACTGTGTATACTTTAAAGTAATAAGAGCTATCATCAAATCACGCTTTGCAGCATCCGGAAAACTCTTGTTTTGAGTAGGAATATTAGCAAACAGCTCATCGCCATTCAGCTTTATTTCATTACGGCCCTGTTCAAAAGTTATTCCAAACACATCTTTGCGCTCAATCGGAGCCGGTCTATAATCCGGATCGATTTTAATTACATTATAAGTACCTTTACGCTTATTTTTCAGGATTTCGAGCGCCTCATCCGTATATCCCGGAGCAATAACACCGTCTGAAACTTCCCGGTTAATAAAACGAGCGGTTGCTGCGTCACAAACATCACTTAAAGCGATGAAATCGCCATAAGACGACATACGGTCAGCACCACGGGCACGTACATACGCATTAGCCAACGGAGAGAGAGGCAGATCATCCGCAAAATAGATTTTTTTCATGATCTCATCCAATTCCAGACCAATAGCTGCACCTGCAGGACTCACATGTTTGAATGAAGTCGCCGCCGGCATGCCGGTAGCTTCTTTCAGTTCTTTCACTAACTGCCATCCATTTAAGGCATCCATAAAATTAATATATCCCGGACGTCCATTCAGGACTTCAATAGGCAGTTCCCCCTCCTGCATAAAAATACGAGCCGGCTTCTGATTAGGGTTACAGCCGTACTTGAGTTCTAACTCTTTTGCCATAGTTCTTATTATTTGAATAGAATTGCCGCAAAATTACTAAATATAAAGCAAAATCAATCATTATAAATCTCTTCATAAATTTCATAGTGTATCAGACGTGAATCAATAATAAATCTGAGGGATAAAGATATAAATTATTATCATTGCCTACAAAAAATGCGGCTCTGTTCTGAAAGTTTAGAGAATCAATACATTATAGTCTCTCTGAAAATCTTTATCTTTGCAAACCGTTTGAAAACAAAAGTGAATAATTAACGATACAATAACTTAAAAATAACCAGAATCAGATGAAGCAGGACATGATTGTTATCCTTGACTTGGGTAGTCACGAAAATACGGTATTGGCTCGTGCCATCCGTGCGTTAGGTGTATATAGTGAGATCTATCCTCATGATATAACCGTTGAAGAACTGAAAAAATTGCCCAACGTAAAGGGTGTTATTATTAATGGTGGACCGTGCAACGTAGTAGACGGTGTTGCCATCGATGTAAATCCGTCCATCTACGAGGCAGGAATCCCTGTGATAGCTGCCGGTCACGACAAAGCAACTTGTGCAGTGAAACTGCCACAGTTCACGGATGATATCGAAGCCATCAAAGCAGCGGTTAAGCCTTTCGTTTTCGAAACGTGCAAGGCCGAAGCTAATTGGAACATGACTAACTTTGTGAACGACCAGGTTGAATTGGTACGCCGTCAGGTCGGCAACAGAAAAGTATTGCTGGCTCTTTCCGGCGGTGTCGACAGTTCTGTAGTAGCAGCCCTGTTACTGAAAGCAATTGGCGACAACCTGGTATGCGTACATGTAAATCATGGTCTGATGCGTAAAGGCGAGTCCGAAGATGTAGTAGAAATGTTCGGCAATCAACTGAAAGCAAACCTCATTTATGTAGACGCTACCGAGCGTTTCCTTACCAAACTGGAAGGTGTGGAAGATCCCGAACAGAAACGTAAGATTATCGGCGGAGAGTTTATCCGCGTATTCGAAGAGGAAGCGCGCAAACTGGACGGAATCGATTTCTTAGGTCAGGGAACTATCTACCCCGACATCGTGGAAAGCGGAACAAAAACAGCCAAGATGGTGAAATCTCACCACAATGTAGGCGGCCTGCCGGAGGATCTTCAGTTCGAACTCGTAGAACCGCTTCGCCAGCTTTTCAAAGATGAAGTACGTGCTTGTGGTGTAGAACTGGGCCTGCCTTATGAAATGGTTTATCGCCAACCGTTCCCCGGTCCCGGTCTGGGTGTCCGTTGTCTGGGCGCTATCACACGCGATCGTCTGGAAGCTGTACGCGAGTCCGACGCTATCCTGCGTGAAGAGTTCAGAATTGCCGGATTAGATAAGAAAGTATGGCAATATTTTACCGTGGTACCTGACTTCAAGTCAGTTGGCGTACGTGATAATGCCCGTTCTTTTGAATGGCCGGTTATCATCCGCGCTGTCAATACGATTGATGCAATGACCGCTACTATTGAACCAGTAGAATGGCCTATCCTGATGAAAATTACAGATCGTATCCTGAAAGAAGTGAAACATGTGAATCGTGTTTGCTATGATATGTCTCCGAAACCCAATGCTACCATAGAATGGGAATAAAAAAACTTTTTAGATGATAAATTGATAGCCTCAGCTTCTTATAAGTTGGGGCTATTTTAGTATTTAGGAGGAGAGAAATAAAAAAAGCTGTGAACTTATTATGTTCACAGCTTTTCCTTCGTTGGGCTACCTGGATTCGAACCAGGAATGACAGGACCAGAATCTGTAGTGTTACCATTACACCATAGCCCAATAACAGGTCGTTCCCGTTTTGCGGTTGCAAAGATACAAAGAATTTGATAATCCAAAACAATTTCGCGTATTTTTTTTCTCTAAATTCTGCTAAGATGCCGTATGCCAAAGAAATATATACCTAAAAAAAATCAAAAATTAAAAGACTTTTCCTCTTTTAGGTGTTTCATACAAGAATTCAGCGTATATTTGCCAACTGTTTAATTTTAATAATAAGTAATGAACGAAACAAAGAAACTCATTCAACAAATAACCGAAGGTATACAAGATAAAAAAGGAAAAAATATAGTTATAGCAGATCTTTCTAAAATTGGCGATACTATCTGCAATTATCTCGTCATTTGCCAGGGAAACTCCCCAAGCCAGGTGACCGCCATTGTAGAATCCGTAAGAGAATTTACACGCAAAGGTGCCAACAGTAAGCCATTTGCGATAGACGGGTTGCGCAATGCCGAATGGGTAGCAATGGACTACTCTGACATACTGGTTCACGTTTTCCTGCCTGAAACGAGAGACTTCTACAACCTGGAACATCTCTGGGCCGACGCCAAATTAACCCGAATACCTGATATTGATTAATAAGCCCTATGGACAATAATAATAACGCTAACAAAAAGCCCAATAAGGTCAATATGCCCAAGTTCAACCTGAACTGGCTGTATATGATCATAGCCATGATGCTTCTGGGCTTGTACCTGACCAACGAGAATAGTACAGGTACGAAAAACATATCTTATGACGAATTCCAGCAATATGTACGCAATGGTTACATGAGCAAAATCATCGGTTACGATGATAACTCGGTAGAAGCGTATATTAAGCCTCAATATGTGAAGAATGTATTCCAGGCAGACTCCAGCCGGGTAGGTAGGAATCCTATGATTACTACCGAAGCCCCCTCTCGCGAGAGTCTGGGAGACTTTCTGCAAAAGGAAAGAGACGAACAGCATTTCGACGGTTCCATCAATTACGAAAAGAAGCGGAACTACTTCGGTGTAGTGCTGTGGCAGATTCTGCCTATCGCTTTCCTTATTGGTTTCTGGATTTTCATGTCACGCCGCCTGAGTGGTGGTGGCAGTGGCGGCGGTGGCGGCATATTCAATGTCGGTAAGTCACGCGCCCAACTGTTTGAAAAAGGAACTCCTATAAAAATCACTTTCAAGGATGTAGCAGGACTTGCCGAAGCCAAACAGGAGGTGGAAGAAATTGTAGAATTCCTGAAAGAACCGCAGAAATACACAGACCTGGGTGGTAAGATTCCCAAAGGCGCTCTGCTTGTAGGCCCTCCGGGAACAGGTAAAACCCTGCTTGCCAAAGCTGTGGCAGGTGAAGCCAATGTACCGTTCTTCTCACTGGCCGGTTCCGACTTCGTAGAAATGTTTGTCGGTGTAGGTGCGTCCCGTGTGCGCGACTTGTTCCGCCAGGCAAAGGAAAAAGCGCCCTGTATCGTGTTTATCGATGAAATTGATGCCGTAGGACGTGCCCGTGCCAAAGCTGCCGCAATGGGTGGTAACGACGAACGCGAAAACACTTTGAACCAGTTATTAACTGAAATGGACGGTTTCGGTTCCAACAGTGGTGTAATCATCCTGGCTGCTACCAACCGTGTAGACGTACTGGACAAGGCTTTGCTGCGTGCTGGACGTTTTGACCGTCAGATACATGTAGACCTCCCCGACCTCAACGAACGTAAAGAAGTATTCGGTGTACACTTGCGTCCTATCAAAATAGATAATACGGTAGACGTAGACTTGTTGGCACGCCAGACTCCGGGCTTCTCCGGTGCTGATATCGCCAATGTCTGCAACGAAGCAGCACTTATCGCTGCCCGTCATGGCAAGAAATTCGTAGGTAAGCAAGATTTCCTCGATGCCGTAGACCGTATCGTAGGTGGTTTGGAAAAGAAAACGAAAATTACTACTGAGGCAGAACGCCGTTCCATTGCTATCCATGAGGCGGGACATGCTTCCATCTCCTGGTTATTGGAATATGCCAACCCACTGATCAAGGTGACCATCGTTCCGCGTGGCCGTGCACTGGGTGCCGCCTGGTATCTGCCCGAAGAGCGCCAGATCACTACCAAAGAGCAAATGCTTGACGAAATGTGTGCCACACTGGGTGGTCGTGCTGCCGAGGATTTATTCCTGGGACGTATCTCAACCGGTGCCATGAACGACTTGGAACGTGTGACGAAGCAGGCTTTCGGCATGATTGCCTACCTCGGTATGAGCGAGAAACTGCCTAACCTCTGTTATTACAATAACGAAGAATATTCTTTCAATCGCCCGTACAGTGAAAAGACTGCCGAACTGATTGACGAGGAAGTTAAGAACATGGTGAACGAACAATACGAGCGTGCGAAGAAGATACTCTCCGATCATAAGGACGGACACCAGAGACTGTCACAGTTACTGATAGACAGAGAAGTGATCTTTGCAGAAGATGTGGAAGAAATCTTTGGAAAACGTCCCTGGGCTTCCCGTTCGGAGGAGATCAGTGCCAATAAGATTTCAGAAGACCTGAAGAAAGCGGAAGAAGCAGCTGCAAAAGAAGCCGCGAAGAGCGAAAAAGAAGTAAAAGCGGAAGAGGAAAACAATGTTGAAAGCGGAAATGAAACCGGTAATACCAAGGTTTCCGCAGAAGGAACCAAAGTTTCTGTAGAGCGACCCGGACCCGCAAAAGAATAAAGAACTAAAAAACGGAATTACCGTGAAAAGCAATTTCTTACAACGCGCCATCACAGGTGTGTTATTCGTAGTAGTATTGGTGGGCTGTATCCTATACAGCCCCCTTTCATTCGGTATCCTGTTCACCATTATCGGTGCACTGAGCGTACACGAATTTGGGCACTTGATAAACCAAAGCGGTGAAGTACAAATCAATAAGACGATCACCGCCCTTGGAGGCGCTTATCTCTTC
The nucleotide sequence above comes from Bacteroides intestinalis DSM 17393. Encoded proteins:
- the ftsH gene encoding ATP-dependent zinc metalloprotease FtsH, whose protein sequence is MDNNNNANKKPNKVNMPKFNLNWLYMIIAMMLLGLYLTNENSTGTKNISYDEFQQYVRNGYMSKIIGYDDNSVEAYIKPQYVKNVFQADSSRVGRNPMITTEAPSRESLGDFLQKERDEQHFDGSINYEKKRNYFGVVLWQILPIAFLIGFWIFMSRRLSGGGSGGGGGIFNVGKSRAQLFEKGTPIKITFKDVAGLAEAKQEVEEIVEFLKEPQKYTDLGGKIPKGALLVGPPGTGKTLLAKAVAGEANVPFFSLAGSDFVEMFVGVGASRVRDLFRQAKEKAPCIVFIDEIDAVGRARAKAAAMGGNDERENTLNQLLTEMDGFGSNSGVIILAATNRVDVLDKALLRAGRFDRQIHVDLPDLNERKEVFGVHLRPIKIDNTVDVDLLARQTPGFSGADIANVCNEAALIAARHGKKFVGKQDFLDAVDRIVGGLEKKTKITTEAERRSIAIHEAGHASISWLLEYANPLIKVTIVPRGRALGAAWYLPEERQITTKEQMLDEMCATLGGRAAEDLFLGRISTGAMNDLERVTKQAFGMIAYLGMSEKLPNLCYYNNEEYSFNRPYSEKTAELIDEEVKNMVNEQYERAKKILSDHKDGHQRLSQLLIDREVIFAEDVEEIFGKRPWASRSEEISANKISEDLKKAEEAAAKEAAKSEKEVKAEEENNVESGNETGNTKVSAEGTKVSVERPGPAKE
- the guaA gene encoding glutamine-hydrolyzing GMP synthase codes for the protein MKQDMIVILDLGSHENTVLARAIRALGVYSEIYPHDITVEELKKLPNVKGVIINGGPCNVVDGVAIDVNPSIYEAGIPVIAAGHDKATCAVKLPQFTDDIEAIKAAVKPFVFETCKAEANWNMTNFVNDQVELVRRQVGNRKVLLALSGGVDSSVVAALLLKAIGDNLVCVHVNHGLMRKGESEDVVEMFGNQLKANLIYVDATERFLTKLEGVEDPEQKRKIIGGEFIRVFEEEARKLDGIDFLGQGTIYPDIVESGTKTAKMVKSHHNVGGLPEDLQFELVEPLRQLFKDEVRACGVELGLPYEMVYRQPFPGPGLGVRCLGAITRDRLEAVRESDAILREEFRIAGLDKKVWQYFTVVPDFKSVGVRDNARSFEWPVIIRAVNTIDAMTATIEPVEWPILMKITDRILKEVKHVNRVCYDMSPKPNATIEWE
- a CDS encoding phosphoribosylaminoimidazolecarboxamide formyltransferase, coding for MAKELELKYGCNPNQKPARIFMQEGELPIEVLNGRPGYINFMDALNGWQLVKELKEATGMPAATSFKHVSPAGAAIGLELDEIMKKIYFADDLPLSPLANAYVRARGADRMSSYGDFIALSDVCDAATARFINREVSDGVIAPGYTDEALEILKNKRKGTYNVIKIDPDYRPAPIERKDVFGITFEQGRNEIKLNGDELFANIPTQNKSFPDAAKRDLMIALITLKYTQSNSVCYVKDGQAIGIGAGQQSRIHCTRLAGNKADIWYLRQHPKVLNLPWVEKIRRADRDNTIDIYISDDHEDVLADGIWQQFFTEKPEVLTREEKREWLDTLRGVSLGSDAFFPFGDNIERAHKTGVEYIAQAGGSVRDDHVIETCDKYGIAMAFTGIRLFHH
- the rsfS gene encoding ribosome silencing factor, whose translation is MNETKKLIQQITEGIQDKKGKNIVIADLSKIGDTICNYLVICQGNSPSQVTAIVESVREFTRKGANSKPFAIDGLRNAEWVAMDYSDILVHVFLPETRDFYNLEHLWADAKLTRIPDID